A single region of the Gasterosteus aculeatus chromosome 1, fGasAcu3.hap1.1, whole genome shotgun sequence genome encodes:
- the rflnb gene encoding refilin-B isoform X2 — MGPLGGIRRKSSPAGWHERPHPPSAQTAGKAPPSLCARFLPAGVGLCFGLFLRNLYTFFFGKFANRGGGRVTAELIAFSQRTAVPSFRVEVSSNPRGTKSAQMVGRLNLQPNACEGDPLDMSCRAERGLDSPDSGLPPSPSPSAWLLQPVCAYKPGGVSPVSEDEGRGSLVPVLPCGSLQQLQPLSYGEGIALDPLPSKEIRFTSSVHYDSDRHFIQGVALRPVGQGLEHCRQTVVAVPHSTWRHYKTQLDFQPRHRPQCFKSTTIVYPKKTSALYATELSYDCRRLSKRFTSSVEMETTARREIPQ; from the exons ATGGGCCCTTTAGGGGGCATAAGACGGAAGAGCAGCCCGGCGGGTTGGCACGAGCGCCCGCATCCTCCTTCAGCGCAAACCGCGGGCAAAGCTCCTCCGTCTCTTTGCGCACGTTTCCTGCCCGCGGGGGTCGGGTTGTGCTTCGGGTTGTTTTTAAGAAACCTTTATACGTTCTTTTTTGGAAAGTTTGCGAATCGTGGTGGGGGGCGAGTTACCGCCGAGTTGATCGCATTTTCCCAGCGGACGGCGGTGCCTTCTTTCCGGGTAGAGGTGAGCAGCAACCCCCGTGGGACGAAATCAGCTC AAATGGTTGGCAGGTTGAACCTGCAGCCCAATGCGTGTGAAGGAGACCCGCTGGATATGAGCTGCAGGGCGGAGAGAGGACTCGACAGCCCGGACTCCGGGTTGCCCCCGAGCCCGAGCCCCAGCGCCTGGCTGCTGCAGCCCGTGTGCGCGTACAAACCCGGGGGCGTGAGCCCGGTGTCCGAGGACGAGGGGAGGGGGTCTCTG GTTCCAGTTTTACCCTGCGggtctctgcagcagctgcagcctctgTCCTACGGGGAAGGCATAGCACTTGATCCGCTACCGTCCAAGGAAATAAG ATTTACCTCATCCGTGCACTACGACTCGGACCGCCACTTCATCCAGGGCGTGGCCCTGCGGCCTGTGGGCCAGGGCCTCGAACACTGCCGGCAGACCGTGGTGGCCGTGCCCCACAGCACCTGGCGCCACTACAAGACACAGCTGGATTTCCAGCCTCGCCATCGGCCCCAGTGCTTCAAGAGCACCACCATTGTCTACCCCAAGAAAACCAGCGCCCTCTACGCCACGGAGCTGAGCTACGACTGCCGCAGACTGTCCAAGCGCTTCACCTCCAGCGTGGAGATGGAGACGACCGCTCGCAGGGAGATACCTCAGTGA
- the rflnb gene encoding refilin-B isoform X1, translating into MELTRRRRRRGAGKVPRTIQSGVCKSSKKAFPSSDGPFRGHKTEEQPGGLARAPASSFSANRGQSSSVSLRTFPARGGRVVLRVVFKKPLYVLFWKVCESWWGASYRRVDRIFPADGGAFFPGREMVGRLNLQPNACEGDPLDMSCRAERGLDSPDSGLPPSPSPSAWLLQPVCAYKPGGVSPVSEDEGRGSLVPVLPCGSLQQLQPLSYGEGIALDPLPSKEIRFTSSVHYDSDRHFIQGVALRPVGQGLEHCRQTVVAVPHSTWRHYKTQLDFQPRHRPQCFKSTTIVYPKKTSALYATELSYDCRRLSKRFTSSVEMETTARREIPQ; encoded by the exons ATGGagctgacgaggaggaggaggaggaggggggctggaaAGGTTCCCCGGACCATCCAATCGGGAGTGTGTAAGAGTTCCAAGAAGGCGTTTCCTTCTTCTGATGGGCCCTTTAGGGGGCATAAGACGGAAGAGCAGCCCGGCGGGTTGGCACGAGCGCCCGCATCCTCCTTCAGCGCAAACCGCGGGCAAAGCTCCTCCGTCTCTTTGCGCACGTTTCCTGCCCGCGGGGGTCGGGTTGTGCTTCGGGTTGTTTTTAAGAAACCTTTATACGTTCTTTTTTGGAAAGTTTGCGAATCGTGGTGGGGGGCGAGTTACCGCCGAGTTGATCGCATTTTCCCAGCGGACGGCGGTGCCTTCTTTCCGGGTAGAG AAATGGTTGGCAGGTTGAACCTGCAGCCCAATGCGTGTGAAGGAGACCCGCTGGATATGAGCTGCAGGGCGGAGAGAGGACTCGACAGCCCGGACTCCGGGTTGCCCCCGAGCCCGAGCCCCAGCGCCTGGCTGCTGCAGCCCGTGTGCGCGTACAAACCCGGGGGCGTGAGCCCGGTGTCCGAGGACGAGGGGAGGGGGTCTCTG GTTCCAGTTTTACCCTGCGggtctctgcagcagctgcagcctctgTCCTACGGGGAAGGCATAGCACTTGATCCGCTACCGTCCAAGGAAATAAG ATTTACCTCATCCGTGCACTACGACTCGGACCGCCACTTCATCCAGGGCGTGGCCCTGCGGCCTGTGGGCCAGGGCCTCGAACACTGCCGGCAGACCGTGGTGGCCGTGCCCCACAGCACCTGGCGCCACTACAAGACACAGCTGGATTTCCAGCCTCGCCATCGGCCCCAGTGCTTCAAGAGCACCACCATTGTCTACCCCAAGAAAACCAGCGCCCTCTACGCCACGGAGCTGAGCTACGACTGCCGCAGACTGTCCAAGCGCTTCACCTCCAGCGTGGAGATGGAGACGACCGCTCGCAGGGAGATACCTCAGTGA
- the mettl16 gene encoding RNA N(6)-adenosine-methyltransferase mettl16, which yields MSLNKSMHPRNRYKDKPPDFGYLASKYPDFQHYVHTSLAGRPVVNFKEPEAVRALTCTLLKEDFGLTIEIPLERLIPTVPLRLNYIHWVEDLIDGQKQPRRGIDIGTGASCIYPLLGATMNGWYFLATEVDDICFDYATKNVEQNNMADLIKVVKVPQKTLLMDALKEETQMVYDFCMCNPPFFANQLEAKGVNSRNSRRPPPSSVNTGGVTEIMAEGGELEFVKRIIHDSLQLKKRLRWYSCMLGKKCSLAPLKEELRKQGVPKVTHTEFCQGRTMRWALAWSFYDDVIAPSPPSKKRKLEKVKKPLSFTLPEAGLKELQVKASALGGKARGPVDAVAALLEKTLCDLRVLHKRVPCTKQEQSLVLTAVENTWIHGRQKRRDGSRHLREVPRAPQGAAAISQAASTAAPQSQGEDAPDKTTSAREPTGRPRPDERVENAGPSSSNETRDQAAERKEAVENVPAGDVGAASPACADAVRETASRETADAAGEPPCKRPVSPAVERFLFKCQLNVVPEESDVVVEMHWVEGQSKDLMNQLCTYLKNSLLRSVAKP from the exons ATGTCTCTGAATAAGTCCATGCATCCCCGGAACCGCTACAAGGACAAACCTCCGGACTTCGGCTACCTGGCCTCCAAATATCCGGACTTCCAGCACTACGTGCACACCAGCCTCGCCGGACGACCCGT TGTGAATTTCAAAGAGCCGGAGGCGGTGCGAGCGCTGACCTGCACCCTGCTGAAGGAGGACTTCGGCCTGACCATCGAGATCCCTCTGGAGCGCCTCATCCCCACCGTCCCCCTCCGCCTCAACTAcatccactgggtggaggacCTCATCGACGGCCAGAAGCAGCCACGCAGGGGCATCGACATCG gcACTGGTGCGTCTTGCATCTACCCTTTACTGGGAGCCACGATGAACGGCTGGTACTTTCTGGCCACAGAGGTGGACGACATCTGTTTTGACTACGCTACGAAAAACGTTGAGCAGAACAACATGGCCGACCTCATCAAAG TGGTCAAAGTCCCTCAGAAGACCCTGCTGATGGACGCCTTGAAGGAAGAGACGCAAATGGTGTACGACTTCTGCATGTGCAACCCGCCGTTTTTCGCCAATCAGCTTGAAGCAAAG GGGGTGAACTCCAGGAACTCACGCCGACCTCCTCCGAGCTCCGTAAACACGGGCGGAGTGACGGAGATCAtggcggaggggggggagctGGAGTTTGTAAAGAGGATCATCCACGACAGCCTGCAGCTCAAGAAGCGCTTGCG gtggtACAGCTGCATGTTGGGGAAGAAATGTAGCTTGGCACCTTTGAAAGAGGAGCTGAGGAAGCAAGGG gtACCGAAAGTAACGCACACAGAGTTCTGCCAGGGACGCACCATGCGGTGGGCGCTGGCTTGGAGTTTCTATGACGATGTGATTGCTCCC TCTCCTCCCAGTAAGAAGCGCAAGCTGGAGAAGGTGAAGAAGCCGCTGTCGTTCACGCTCCCAGAGGCAGGACTGAAGGAGCTGCAGGTCAAGGCCTCGGCTTTAGGCGGCAAAGCCCGCGGCCCGGTGGACGCCGTCGCCGCCCTGCTGGAGAAGACGCTCTGCGACCTGCGG GTGCTACACAAGCGCGTGCCGTGCACGAAGCAGGAGCAGAGCCTCGTCCTAACTGCTGTGGAGAACACCTGGATCCACGGACGTCAGAAGCGGCGCGACGGGTCGCGTCACTTGCGGGAAGTTCCCAGGGCGCCGCAGGGCGCCGCGGCGATCTCTCAAGCCGCCTCGACCGCGGCCCCCCAGAGCCAGGGCGAGGACGCCCCGGACAAAACTACGTCCGCACGAGAGCCGACCGGTCGGCCGAGGCCCGATGAGCGGGTTGAAAACGCCGGCCCTTCGTCTTCAAATGAGACGCGGGACCAAGCGGCCGAACGGAAAGAGGCCGTGGAAAACGTGCCAGCTGGAGATGTGGGCGCGGCGTCTCCTGCCTGCGCGGACGCGGTGCGGGAAACGGCGTCACGGGAAACGGCGGACGCGGCGGGCGAGCCGCCCTGCAAGCGACCCGTGAGCCCGGCGGTGGAGCGCTTCCTGTTCAAGTGTCAGCTGAACGTGGTGCCCGAGGAGAGCGACGTGGTGGTTGAGATGCACTGGGTTGAAGGTCAGAGTAAAGACCTGATGAACCAACTGTGCACGTACCTAAAGAACAGCCTCCTGAGGTCTGTCGCAAAGCCCTGA